From one Magnetofaba australis IT-1 genomic stretch:
- a CDS encoding GtrA family protein, with product MQFLVYLFIGGTAAIFNLLLFLLLYQGFNVEALLAAPIAFFSAAAVNYRLCVWVLFQKNAKWSTGTELAIYLAVVCGVALVDAGVTQGLLMAGAGAMAAKLWATGIGLVLNFLGRRFFVFPEPKRGPWNPSA from the coding sequence ATGCAGTTTCTGGTCTATCTGTTCATCGGCGGCACGGCGGCGATCTTCAATCTGCTGCTGTTCCTGCTGCTCTATCAGGGCTTCAATGTGGAGGCGCTGTTGGCCGCGCCCATCGCCTTCTTCTCGGCGGCGGCGGTGAACTATCGCCTGTGCGTGTGGGTGCTGTTCCAGAAGAACGCCAAGTGGAGCACCGGCACGGAGCTGGCCATCTATCTGGCGGTGGTGTGCGGGGTGGCGCTGGTGGATGCGGGGGTCACTCAAGGGTTGCTCATGGCCGGCGCCGGGGCCATGGCCGCCAAGTTGTGGGCCACGGGGATCGGTTTGGTGCTGAACTTCCTGGGCCGCCGGTTTTTTGTGTTTCCCGAGCCCAAGCGCGGGCCCTGGAACCCCTCCGCCTGA